ATTATGATAGACTGAACTGCATTactaaaaatattagaCTTGGTTGGAAGCAATTGCGTTATATGGATAATACTAGACAAGAAATAGAAAGAGGAATGACTTTGAAGCTAAATGGAATGACTTTCCTTGCTACAGATATGCAAGATAAGTCACATGTTATAAATTTACTGGATACACCCGGGCATGTGGATTTTATTGATGAGGTAGCTGTGGCAATGTCTGTTTCGGATACTGCACTAGTGTGTATCGATATCATCGAAGGCATTAGCTCCACTACACGGTATATAATCAAAGAATGTCAAAAGAGGGGACTATCAATGGTATTCTTGATTAACAAGATTGATCGACTGGTACTTGAACTTATGTTACCGCCTACTGAGGCATACATGAAACTGCAGGAGCTTGTGTTGAATATCCAAGGAGCTACAAAAGATAGCATGTTTACaccagaaaataataatattttatttgcaTCCGCCAAATTTGGGATAATTTTCTCAATAGAACAATTTGTATCGAAATGTTATGGTAAGGTTCTGGCTGGTCCAAAACTGAATGAATTTGTCAAAAGAGTTTGGAGGAATAACTACTACGATAGAGGCGTTTTCCACCCAAGAACACTAAATGATAAAAACCATGAAGCGACATTTGTAACTTTTATCTTGAACCCAATCTACAAGATATTTACTCACACATTATCAAGGGAAGTGGATGTGGTATCTAAAACACTCAAGAAAAACTTTGGGGTATCACTTACTGAGGATGAAATGGCCAATGATCCGCAACCTTTATTAAAGGTAGTATTCACTAAGATATTTCCAGACCAAAAGGCTTTAATCTCTTCTTTAACTTCATGTTCTGGCTCAGGtaattattatcaaaaacaagTGAATCTATTAGAAAATGGGGTACAGAATACATCTTCCAGACAATTTTTAGCACATGCAGTCAAAAACATGAGTATAGGAGACAGTGAGTGGACCTTGGTAAAAGTATATCATGGAAATATTGCTGTAGGAGACAAAATTTCAGTAATTGTCCCCGTTAGTAATATATCTGACTCTGGAGTGAAgtttattgatgaagaaatgtTAGAAGAAGGATCGCAGCATGTCATTGAAGCGATTTCCTTGTTGGGCGGTAGGTTTTGCTACCCTGTTCCATCAGCTTCTGAAGGGCAACTAGTCTTGTTAAAAGGTATCTCTAAAAGTTTTGTCAAATCTGCTACCTTGTGTAGCAACAATATAGAATCTGCTGGTCTACCGTTATTTCAAGCTATAAATTACATAGGTAGGCCTGTATTCAAAGTTATCATCGCACCACTTAATCCAAAGGAATTACCAAAACTACTGAGTGGTCTGGAAAAAACTAATAGATACTATCCCGGATTACACGTCAAAGTGGAGGAGTCTGGAGAGCATGTTTTGCTAGGTAATGGTGAACTTTATTTTGATTGCTTAATGCATGATTTAAGGAATGTTTATGGTGGAATTGAGGTTAAAATCTCGGATCCAGTTACTGTATTTGCTGAAAGTTGTCAAGGGGAGTCATTTGCGGCCATACCGGTGGAGTCTTCTAATCACAATATATCGCTAACAGTTTGTGCAGAGCCTTTGGACAAGAAGATTGTTCAAGATATAAGTAAGAAGAAACTTGATGTAGAACTTCTAGGAGATAAGAAGGGTTTAAGAGAGATGGCTAAGGTTCTTAGACGGGATTACGGATGGGATTCTTTAGCGGCAAGAAACATATGGGCGTTTTTTCACACTTCGATACTTGTAGATGATACGTTACCTGACGAAACTGACAAGAATCTTTTACAGCATTTCAGAGAACAGGTCTTGCAAGGGTTCTATTGGGCTGTTCGCGAAGGGCCCTTGATGGAAGAAGCTATCCATGGAGTTAAATTTCGGattttgaagtttgaaATGAGCGGGCGTGTTAATTTGGACTCTTTGGATGTTGGTATAATTGGTGTACAATTGATTCCACTAATGAGAAAAGCATGTAATGTGGCCTTACTCACTGCTAAACCTATTGTAGTGGAGCCAATCTATGAAATGGACATTATTATGAAAAAAGTGTATTACCCCGTTTTGGAAGAAGTGCTAAAGAAACGCAGAAGTGCCTATATTTATGCAACGGAGACCATTCCAGGTACACCTTTGATAGAAGTGAAAACCCAGGTACCTGTAATCGAGTCTTTTGGTCTCGAGACAGATATCAGGCTATCCTCCGAGGGCAATGCGATCATCCAATCACATCAATGGAATGACATCTGGAGAAAAGTCCCAGGTGATGTAATGGATGAAGATGCACCTATCCCTAAGCTGAAACCAGCGCCAACCTCCAGTTTGAGTAGAGATTTTGTAATGAAGACCAGACGCCGTAAAGGGATATCCAACGATGGATTCATGTCCAATGATGGGCCCACCTTACAGAAATACATTGATAAAGAACTCTTTTCCCAACTTAAGGAAGCGGGATTTGTATAGGATCATTACATGGGGTCAAAATACTGCTACGCTCTGTACATCAATCAAACTTTAATCACTACATATGTTGAATAGAAGCGATTTATATAAGTATCACTATATACGTAATACATAATACCTCGATTCTGCCAAATCTTGTTTTGAGGGGAGTTTCTTGGGAACTCCAACTGGCGCTTGGAAAACTGGAAGCGATATAACGGGAAAGTCATCGGCCTGAGCGGTAATAGCGGTCATATCAGATGACTGTGACATACAAATCTGACTTATTACAAAGGCGGGAACATTAGAGTACGGTATTTGACTTTCTGAGGGCAACTTCGTAAATTACAGAGTCTGCGAAGTTAAAAGATTTGGTTATTCATATTATTAAACCCGATCTGATAAGAGTTGTCACAAAATAGTGGACTGAGATTTTATAACAAGACTGTTCGATAAAGGAGTAGTGCTATAGTACTTTCATTGTGAGACAAACTCAATAGAgtgatatcaaaaatatcaaacGATATCAAGAGCACGTACATCTATCATTTCGGAGCAATCCAAGGCATAGAGTCAAACTAAGCGGGTAAAGTTGAATTAGTCCTGAACTAATAATAGAGGATGATAGTTTGTTTTGTACGTTTTAATTCTGTTTAAGGATCTCATCAGTGATTTTGAGTAATATTTTAGTTGTGAATCTAAAACAGCAACTAAAGTGGCCCGTTACAGGTTGGAAGATCCACATTATTAAGAGATTAATACTGCATCATTTACAAATAGAAACTCTGTTGATAGCAAAGTTGAAACCAAGGCCctgttattgttgttatataatttttgctGCATTTTAAGGTTCTAgctgtttcttcaatgtACGGTCAACGGAGAGTACGGTCGGAAAGGTATTCAAGCGATATATCAAGTGGCaaggatgaagaaataaaagttAGTAGAAGTAAAGGAATTGACTGTCCCCCCAGGAGGAGGGAAAGTAGTACAAATGAGGATTCTCTATACTTTCAGCCCACAAAGATTTACAAACTGGAAAAGGAGCTGGCTTCTAGAAGTACCCTTGTAAAATCGGATAAAGACTCTacagatgaagaaagagattcGGATGAAATAGTTTCAAACAGATTTAATGAAGCAGATTCAGTACGGCATTTTGGTAGATATACCGATGaaaattatcaatatcGACATATTAATGGTCTTGTACCTGATTATTATGAGGGCatgagaaaaaataaactggGCCTAGTTTCGGATCTCACTAATGAATCaagaaataattatattttcGAACAAAATGCTAACTTTGAAATGGAATTCCCGATTGATGAATCTGCTCTTGGTGGTAATGAAACGAGAGGCATGCACGATGAATATATACCCAACTTGAATTATGGTCAGTTGATAGAAAATTGGGTGgatgaagaaaagcaaGTACAAACAATGGAAGATTTACAAAGAGAAGATAGTATGTTACAAGGCCAGTTGATGAAGGAAGCATCTATgattctttcaaataaagTTAGATCTCCAACGCAAGAAAGAAGTCAAACACCCAGATTAGCGACATGGGTAAACGATTATGATAGTGAGCCACGTATAATGACAAATAGAAGTTCATCAGTTATTCCTGAGGCATTATCTGACGATGATATTAGAGAAGATAGTTTAAGTCCTAATACATCCGCAATTTTTAGTAATTCGCATGCTCAGGTTGAGCCTATACCACTCCCAAGTAAAAACTCATCAAGAATGCCTACATCAACATTGGAGGATAGGCGATCGTACATGAACTTTCTTGGAAAACCAGCGTCGACTTTTGGTGCTATTGATAGCATGGGTATGTCAGCCCTTAAGAATGTGAATAGTTTTCTTCCTATTCATAAATCATCACTACCATCAACAATACCTGTAAGAAAGGGATCATCTGGTCAATCTACCGCAAATTCCgattcatcatcactaAATTTACAGCATAACTTGAGTTCATCTGTTGGTGATTTAAAATTAGACTCTGACCAGATGATGGACTTAATTAGGAAACTACCAAAGGACTTTCTAACATTACCATACTCACAGAGGAAGAAGCAGATAATAAAACTTGCCCCCGATAAGGATTCAAGACTTATCATGTCCTTGTTAAAAAAGGTAATGATCACAAATTCTAAGAGTGCGTCCTCGATTCAAAAGCCAAGTATGCGGTCCAGACATGGGTCATTGGCATCACAGTTCTTGAGTTCATTTTCTCCTTCTGTGGCATCAATGGCTAGTAGTGGAGGGTTTCGACCTGATGACAAAGGGTTGTTTATTATGGGACACAAATTAGGAAAAGTTATTGGCTTCGGTGCATGGGGTATGATAAGAGAATGCGTTGACATACAATCTGGAGCACAAAGAGCAATGAAAATTGTAAGATTCAAAGATAACCAAAAGGTGAAGAGAAATGTCATCAGGGAGGTTAATGTTTGGAAAGAAATGCATcatatgtatatattgcCTTTATTGGATTGGAAATTGATCAGTGATTATGCCATGTATTGTTTAACAGAAAGAGTAAAAGATGGTACATTATATGATTTAGTGCTTTCATGGGAGGATAGAAAGAATAATCAGATCCCGGTAGATGAAAGGATTAAGTTGACTATGTTCCTGATGTTGCAGCTAATATCAGCTCTAAAATATATGCATTCAAACTCCACGGTTCATGGTGATATCAAGCTTGAAAATTGTTTACTGAAGAAAGGTAGACAACATAAAAATTGGACAATTTTCTTATGTGATTTTGGTATGAGCTGCAGATTTGGTTCTTACCGTAGTCGGTATGATACCTTAATAGATGAGGAGAAGAACAACTCAGGAATTATCAGAGAGGAATCATATATGCCGCTTTCATTTGAGGCTTCGCCAAAGCCTATCTATAGGGAGGTTTCTCAATTAAATTCTCAACATTCGCAATTGAGTTCGCAATTAACTCCTCAATTACAACTTCAGTCAAATTCTGCATCGTTTTCACAGCCGCAACAATTTCTGGCTGTACAGCAACTGCCACAGCCAGAGCCATCATTGCCACATGTGCATTCGGATTCTAACAGCACTTCTCAACCTCCATCTAAATTCATGAAGATTGTGACTGACAGAAATGTTATTCATGATGACACTCCATTTGAAATCCTCACAGCTAGGCAGGCGTCAAGGAGATCTTTTGAATCTCACAATAGTAAAAAGTCCCAGAAAATGAGCACAGTATCAGTTGAATCGCTTCCATCTTCACCCTCAGCAACTCCTCTTGATAATGTGAATGCATTCGATCCTTGTTCTTTGGATGCTCAAAGGCATTTCTCTCTGTCGGTTGAGAATTCTAACACAAAGACACCATCATCTCTAATTGGGTCTCTACCATATGCTGCACCTGAATTATTGGTACCTGAGCCTTCTCCGTTGGGGCCTGGTGCAGATATTTGGGCATTGGGTGTTACTATGTACACAATGCTTATGGGTAAGCTACCCTTCAAGCATGACTTAGAATCCAAACTTAAACAATTGATAGCATCAGGAAAGTTTGACAAGAAATCTCTAAAATGTATGTGTAATGGTGGGCACAGTAATCTCTCGGATGAGGCTCTTAAATATCAAGGATTGTATGACGCTATTCTTGGGTGCTTGACGATCAACCTCCTTGATCGTTGGGGACTGCATGATGTTGAAACAGCACTCAGAGAagaattaaagaaaaatggagAACTAAGCCAGTAGTCTCCAActctgttttttttttgttgttttatcTAGacatcaaatattttggtattaATATAGATGTTGAGCATGATTTCTCTTCTGTAACACTAGTTTCATGATTGCTGTTTTTATTGTCGTctattatttcttcattgtAGAATTCTTTGCCATCATCCAACCTTCAGTCTATCAGATAGTCTTCCTAGTCGCCAAGAATGAGGTtataaaaaacaattacaTATTCTAGCATGCACATTTTACTTTAATAATGTTACAATACATATTTATACTTCCAAAGCCcaatattctttcttggtTAATATGATAATATAGAATACCACTTTTTGTATTTAGGTACGAAGATATCCTCGGTTCATCGTTAATCATCAAGACGATTAAGAAGCACCATAAATTGGCAATATGATTTCTTTACTGAATGTCGAAGCAATATCGAAGAATCTCAGGCAAAGCTGAAATAACAGAAACATTCAGGCCATGATTTATCTGAAGTCTATCATCAAAGTTATTGACAACTCGGGAGCACAACTAGCCGAGTGCATCAAGGTTATTGGCAAGGGTTCACCTAAATCGCCAGGTAGAGTAGGAGACAGGATTGTTTGCGTCATACAGAAGGCCAGACCACTAACTCAGAATATTACTGGTACAGCTACTACAAATAGAGTAAAAAAAGGTGATATTTGTCATGCCATAGTGGTCAGAACTAAGCAAACTAACGAATATAGAAGAGACGGTTCTATGATAAGTTTCGGCGACAACGCCTGTGTATTGATAAATAAGAATACTGGGGAACCATTGGGTACTAGAATCATGGCAAATGATGGTGTAGTAGATAGAACCTTAAAAGATAAGGGATTCAATAAGATCTGCTCATTAGCTAGCAAAGCTTTATAAATACCGGATGAGATTTGATGCACTGTTTGTGATACAATGCACCTGTTGACCAAGCAATGATAATTCTGGATTGAACACATACATTCCGCAATTTACAACCACTATATTACACTCTTTCAGCATATTCAtgtacatatatatatatatctatcTTTAGTGTAAAtaaatgatgaaatatttgatagttCTTAATTTTCAGCTCATATTATAGTATTGAGGATGATGTAATGaatgtattatatttataagtATGTATGGTGATAATAGATTCTTAAGTCTATGTGCAACTAATTACAACAAGGGCGTGAACATGTATGCAGAGGGGAATAGTTAATGTTTTAAAAACCAGCGATATGATTTTATCTTGGTATGTTTTTATAGGGGACACAGCATTTGGTATGTCTCATCCAACCTGTTTGGAGTAGTTTGTCAATTGATATACGTTTTTCTGGGTTTGGTTGGAAAATTTGGTAAAGTGCTATTCTGCGCAATCTATTAATTTCTTGGTTGATATGGCGAAGCTCTTCAAATACATAGAACTCCTTTTTGGAGGCCATTTCTTCATAAAAAGAGTCATATAAAGAATCCTTTCCTCTGGCAGCATTTCTCCATAAATAATGGCCCATTATCATTGTACAATACACGATACCGATACTCCAACAATCAACTAGCCTTGGGTCGTATTCTTTTTTGGGGTTGTATTCCTCAGGTGCAACATAAGGTTCAGAGCCTTGAAGGCCCGTTTGGAAATGTACATGTCTCTCCCATGCAGTTTGGAACACACAACTAGTACCAAAATCACAGATTTTCAATAAACCGTTcggatgaagaagaatgtTTTCTGGTTTTAGATCACAATGTGCAACACCATGATCATGCATAAATTGTATGCCTTTTAATAACTGTTTCATAAAACAATCAGCTTCTAATGGGTGTAATGGTTTTCCGATTTTATTCTTCCTTGCTGTCAATAGGCTATATAAGTCACCAGCTGGACAAAATTCCATGACTTCAATAAAAGTATCATTGTATTCTAACAAATCTATGATACTCAAAATATTAGGTGCAGATTGTTCACCATTTTTATCATAGTAATGACTCAAAGAGTGCCCAATAATGAATTCAGAGGTAATTCTAGTACTGAATTTCTCAATTGGGTCTGATGGCCGTGGTTTCAGCTCCTTTACAGcaaagtatatttttttactgtCCATATAAGTTTTGGTGGCCGGCAGATCATCCTTCTCATCCCTAGTTCTAGCACATACTTTTACAACACCGTATGCCCCATGGCCTACGACTGCAACACATTTTCCGTATAGATCAGCAAAAGCAGGTTGGTTTTCGTCCTGGACTCCGGCTCCAGACGGTGTTCTATGTTTACTGGATTGATTGTGTTTGTTCTTGGCTGCTGTAGATAACCCCATTCTAATCTTTTCAGATAAGTTATTGATTAGTTTTAACTCCTGAGACCCTACAGCAGCATTCTTGTTAACAATTTTTGGAATCGATGGGTcatcaagttcttcatcatcatcagaaCTGTCATCGCTTCCACTTTGAACGTGGCTTCTGGTCTTCGTAAAGACTGGAGCGAACGTATCTCTATCTGTTTCAACTTTTGAACAGATTTTATTCCTTGGTAATAACGATACAGcatatttcaatttttcgTCAGCGTTAGCAATATCCTCCTTTGAATGTGGTTTGAAGAACCCAGATAATGAGAATTTTGACTTCTGTCTAACCACTGAGCCGTCATCACCTTTTGGTAGATCTAAATGACCGTCATTTTTCGAAGCATGGTTATGGCTATTACCATTCGCATCTGAGTTTACTGAAGTCATCACTTTCAGGGTGTGGACATGGTGACCATCTTCATAAAGTTTGAAATACTCTAAATCTAAAATGCATTTTCCAGGGGTTTCATTATATCTAGGTAGCTGAGCAGCACTAACTGTTCCAGCATGCTCTCTTCCCTTTCTGCTATTAGACCTACTTGGTACTCTTGAACTTGTGGGAGATTTCGGAGGTTGAATAAATCCAGGGGCATAGTGGCCAGTCGGTAGCGGAAAGCTTCGTAAGTTCTCAATATAATCGGAACTGTCTGCCTCTTCGTAAAATGGTCTCAAGCCAGTACCATCCAGCATCGAATCTATGTTATTACTGCTTGTGTCAGGGCCAATGACAGTGTTTGCGTTTATAGGCAAGTTACCATTACTTGACATGGGACTGGCGTTCCTCACAGTACGACGACTGTCCTTGGATGGTCTATAGTCCTCAACTTCAATGTCAGTATCTGTAATCAGAGATTCCTGTGATGTATTCTGGCTGACAGGAGACCCTGATTTGGATTGTGGATTCGAATTAGTAGGCGTCAAGTTTAACTTCAAGATGTTTGGCAAGCCCAGATGATGGCGTGGTTGTTGTAACTCTGGATTGGCAGATTGTGGGGTTTTATGTACCACCGGTGTATGCTCACGGCTTGCACTGGCTGTGTCCACTCGTATATCAACTTTTTGCGCAGGCCCGGGGGTCCCATTTGCACCTCGATCACTGGGGCCTCGAGACCTCTGAGACTTAAACAAGCTCCTCATCGAACTACCAAGAGATAGCGATCTGTTCACGCCATGGCTATGGCGCTCCTCGTGTTCTGGCATCCGGTATTGTCTGCTGTTAAGCTTTTGAGCCCTCTACTCCTACCAATAGCCGTTGTCTCCGGATTGTTTTACTCTAATTGGAAGAGTCTACCGCTTATTTGTCCTGTGAAGCAAAACCCTGTCAACCACCAACCAGAAACTAGTTGTAGCACTTACCTTATATTATAGAGGCTTACGAAGGGTTATTCTTGCAAACAGCTTTCGTTTTTGAACTTTGGCTATTTATATACCTACTTTCGCTCTTTCAAGGGATTTGCTCGTCGACCCGAGAAGTGCAGCTTTCGCCAATAATAGGGATTTAGAAGTGGAGTTGTGGCCTGTGGCTAATTCTTGGATTTGCTATTTACATTTggttaatatatattccatTTTATATACAGAATAATGCGAAGTGTTTCTTTCCCTGCCAGTTAAATTTGATTGGAAGCGATGGTGCACTATCTATGCCGACTGTGTGCCCACCGATATGATTTGCGATTCTGGGACACGTTCATGGTCTAATTTTTGCAGTAAAGATTGTAGTATCTCTGGCGCATGCTTGTTGCTCATATCTATCTCTTCGACGACTTTACCATCTGTACCGATGGCTTGCAGTGTGCATGGCACAGACACTGTTTTGCTCTCGTTCTTTATCCTAGTGACGTCTATCCGGAGCTGTGGGTTGTAAAACTGTATCGTTGGCAAATAGTCCTTCCAAAACTTACGCGCACCCATGTGTCCATTGTGGTTCTTGGTCTGAAATGTTAGTGACAACCGCTGGTATTTCCCAGGGCTTAGTATAACTTGTGCATCAGTCGTGGTAGAGCTAATCTTATTCAGAAATTTCAACTGTCTCGCTACTTTAGACATAGTCCCGGTTCTGGTGTTTCACAAGCTTTGTGTTATAAATGGTGGCTTCCTGCGCTGTACCGGTTGTATGTTTGAAGTAGTTGTAAATTCATCGACCTGCTTATTATTGAGTGCCTCGAGTTTTATAGTTTCAGCATCTCGGTGAAACTTCCTCATAGTGTCGTTATGGGTGATATTGTTCCGTGCAGTATAAAGCTTGCTTCCCCAGATGGATTTGTGTGCAGCTATGAGAGTTCTAATCGGCGTATAAAAGCCAAACTTATGAAATATAAAAGGGTctgtaatatatatactttatGTCATTACTTATAGGTTGTCTATAAAAGGTCGATTCTTTGTTTTATTCAGGTAGCAAAATAATGGAGAGGGTGAGGTTGGAGAGGGACAGGGGCATCAGCTTGCGAGTATGTGTGGCAATATTTTAAAACTCTCTGAATAGATCAGCGTAGGGATCCTCTCCTTGTACGCCGTagtttatttcttcttctgggTACCTGTCAAACTGGGAAGTATCACCTTGTCCCTGTTGGATAGGAGGTTCATATGGAGTCTCTATGTATCTCGCCAGCAGTTTCTCCCAGACAACTTCGCTAAACCACGGATGGTTCTTAACATCCTCACTGCCGTTTTGTAAGTTACCAAGACGTTTACTCAAGTCTCTGGTGATTAACTTAGACAGTAAATCTTGCACATCTGGATGGAAGAAAGAAGGGAACTTAAGTTCCGAGTTTAAAATGTGTTCGTAAGTTTTCATTGTATTTGCATCATAAAATGGTGTATACCCAGCCAACATTTCGTATATCAAAATACCGAAACTCCACCAATCAACAGATTTGTTATAAGGCTTAGTGCTTACTACTTCAGGAGCAATATAATCTGGTGTACCACATAGTGTGTATGTAACATCCGGAACATATTTAGCAAATCCGAAATCGGTAATCTTTATATGACCATTTTTGTCAAGTAGAATGTTCTCTGGCTTCAAATCTCTGTATATTATCTCTTTACTGTGTAAATATTCCAATGCCAAGCATACTTCGGCTGCATAAAATTTCGCTACAGGGTTGGGAAATCTTTGCGATTTCCTAAGTAGGGAGAATAACTCACCACCCTCGATGTAGTCCATAACCATGAAAACATGTTGTGAGTCCTGGAAAGTACCCCACATACGAATGATGAAGGGATGGGACACTATCGATAACATCCTTCTTTCGTCGTTGGTATGCTCTACTTGTTTTAATTTTACAACTGTGTGTTTCTTTAGCGCTTTCAAAGCGTAAAATCTACCATTATGATTTGACCGAATTAAATGAACTCTACCAAAGGAACCTGTTCCTAAAGTCCGTAATATTTGGAAGTCTGATAGGGTGTACTTTCCTGAAGTGTTAGCCCCATATATGAGCGGTTTCTTCACCGTTTCCATTTGGTGTTGTTGGTGCTGCTCTGTTTGCTGTAGtcgttgttgttgctgttgttcgTGATTTGATTCTGTTTGTTGTTCGTTTGATTGTTCAGTACCTTGTGTATGTCCACCATCGGTCCGGTTCGTACCATTGTTATGTTCCTCTTTGTTTCTTGCCTCATAGTCGATATTGTGGCTCCCCTGGTCGTACTGGTCGTCTTCCACCACAAGTTCTTTACTCATTTGGGACTCTGTAGCTTTATCAATGTGGTTTTCTAACTGCTCATGGTTTTCTTGACCCATAGGTTCGTCACCAGGAGGTCCTGCACTCTCTTCTTCGAGTTTCCTTCTGTCGTATTCGCTATCCATAATCTCGACTTCTTTAAAATTTTCTCCCAGTATTTGCAtctgctgttgttgttccGTTAATTGCTCACTTTCTTCAGCTTCAGGTACAACTTTGTCAGGGATACTAAGCTTCCTTACTtcattattcttctttggaTCCACATACATTGGTATAACCAAAAGCAATTGAGAGGAATGTCAATATCGATGATTGTTTTCCAACAATGGTTAATGTGTGGGAGAATGTGTTAAGTCTTTGAAGAGCAACGGGATGTAAAATTTCTCACAGCCAATGTGA
This is a stretch of genomic DNA from Nakaseomyces glabratus chromosome M, complete sequence. It encodes these proteins:
- the KKQ8 gene encoding putative serine/threonine protein kinase KKQ8 (CAGL0M08360g~Ortholog(s) have cytoplasm localization); translated protein: MPEHEERHSHGVNRSLSLGSSMRSLFKSQRSRGPSDRGANGTPGPAQKVDIRVDTASASREHTPVVHKTPQSANPELQQPRHHLGLPNILKLNLTPTNSNPQSKSGSPVSQNTSQESLITDTDIEVEDYRPSKDSRRTVRNASPMSSNGNLPINANTVIGPDTSSNNIDSMLDGTGLRPFYEEADSSDYIENLRSFPLPTGHYAPGFIQPPKSPTSSRVPSRSNSRKGREHAGTVSAAQLPRYNETPGKCILDLEYFKLYEDGHHVHTLKVMTSVNSDANGNSHNHASKNDGHLDLPKGDDGSVVRQKSKFSLSGFFKPHSKEDIANADEKLKYAVSLLPRNKICSKVETDRDTFAPVFTKTRSHVQSGSDDSSDDDEELDDPSIPKIVNKNAAVGSQELKLINNLSEKIRMGLSTAAKNKHNQSSKHRTPSGAGVQDENQPAFADLYGKCVAVVGHGAYGVVKVCARTRDEKDDLPATKTYMDSKKIYFAVKELKPRPSDPIEKFSTRITSEFIIGHSLSHYYDKNGEQSAPNILSIIDLLEYNDTFIEVMEFCPAGDLYSLLTARKNKIGKPLHPLEADCFMKQLLKGIQFMHDHGVAHCDLKPENILLHPNGLLKICDFGTSCVFQTAWERHVHFQTGLQGSEPYVAPEEYNPKKEYDPRLVDCWSIGIVYCTMIMGHYLWRNAARGKDSLYDSFYEEMASKKEFYVFEELRHINQEINRLRRIALYQIFQPNPEKRISIDKLLQTGWMRHTKCCVPYKNIPR
- the MRP49 gene encoding mitochondrial 54S ribosomal protein mL61 (CAGL0M08382g~Ortholog(s) have structural constituent of ribosome activity, role in mitochondrial translation and mitochondrial large ribosomal subunit localization), whose product is MSKVARQLKFLNKISSTTTDAQVILSPGKYQRLSLTFQTKNHNGHMGARKFWKDYLPTIQFYNPQLRIDVTRIKNESKTVSVPCTLQAIGTDGKVVEEIDMSNKHAPEILQSLLQKLDHERVPESQIISVGTQSA
- the TPK3 gene encoding cAMP-dependent protein kinase catalytic subunit TPK3 (CAGL0M08404g~Ortholog(s) have cAMP-dependent protein kinase activity and role in Ras protein signal transduction, mitochondrion organization, protein kinase A signaling, protein phosphorylation); this translates as MYVDPKKNNEVRKLSIPDKVVPEAEESEQLTEQQQQMQILGENFKEVEIMDSEYDRRKLEEESAGPPGDEPMGQENHEQLENHIDKATESQMSKELVVEDDQYDQGSHNIDYEARNKEEHNNGTNRTDGGHTQGTEQSNEQQTESNHEQQQQQRLQQTEQHQQHQMETVKKPLIYGANTSGKYTLSDFQILRTLGTGSFGRVHLIRSNHNGRFYALKALKKHTVVKLKQVEHTNDERRMLSIVSHPFIIRMWGTFQDSQHVFMVMDYIEGGELFSLLRKSQRFPNPVAKFYAAEVCLALEYLHSKEIIYRDLKPENILLDKNGHIKITDFGFAKYVPDVTYTLCGTPDYIAPEVVSTKPYNKSVDWWSFGILIYEMLAGYTPFYDANTMKTYEHILNSELKFPSFFHPDVQDLLSKLITRDLSKRLGNLQNGSEDVKNHPWFSEVVWEKLLARYIETPYEPPIQQGQGDTSQFDRYPEEEINYGVQGEDPYADLFREF